DNA from Spirochaetota bacterium:
ATATAATCATTCTTTATTCAGCTGAATTGATATTACTACTTCTTTCTTTTGTACTATCTTTATAACAGTATCCAGAGCAGTTTCATCAATTAATATATGGTTTTCACCAATCCTTTCAATTATTACACCTTTGGGAAGGCTATGCGACAGCTCATCAATAAAGTCCTTTTTGTCTGAATAAAGGATGATTCCTCGTTTAATGGTTACTGATGGTGTACGTTCAATCCACTCATTAAGCTGAAATTGTATATTCTGTGGAAGTTGATTTTTTGCATATTGTTGTAAAACTGAAATAAATATGTCAGGGTTCATGCCACGTTTAATAGCATTGAGAATGGCTATTTTTGAAATTTTTGCATGAACTGTAACATCAGTTGATGAAATTTCGGTAAATGCCATAAGGATATATGAAACTTCCGATGGCATTTCATGATAGGGAATTACAAGTGAAAAGTCGGGATTGATATATACTGATGGAGCGTGTACCTGGTGTGATTTTTGATCTTGCTGAAATATATTTTTCCCAATATCACTTAGTGTAATTGTATTGTTAATCACTTCTATCACGCCAATAGCACAAAGAAAATTTATTGCGTTAATTATATTGATCCTGGTGTTTTCATAGTAGTCATCAATTTGTGATATCCTTTCAGGATAATTGTCCGGTAGTGAATCCAGAAATAATATATATATGTAATCATCTAGGGTATAATTACTATTTTTTTTAATAATACGCAGAATAGTCTTTATCACATCGTTATGTACAGGGAAAGGATTGGGGAATAATGGATGTATATCTTTTCCTGCTGCATGCACAATCATCTGTACTATCTGATGTGGGGTAAACAGAAGCTTGCTTAAATGTTTGAGCGAACAATTAACATTGGTTGATGAAATTGATAAAGAATTGGTTATGGATAACAGGTATAATGCTAATTGTGTAATTTGTACTGTAGGTAATGGCTTGCCTGTTGTTTGGATTGATAATGTATGCACTGTCTTTGTAATAGTATCAATATCGGATTTTCGTAAATTGCCTTCCTGAGTAAAAAAAAGCCCTTTTGCTGATATACAGTCATGAGCTTTTAACATTGCAATTAATGCCATGTAATGATTATGCACAGTGATGCTTCTCTTATCGTATTTTATTTGAATAAAATCTGGGTTAACTATTATCACACCTGTAAAAGAAGAAGATAACACATGATATATCCCGATGCACCGGTGTATCAATAATTCATTAAGAATACTTTGGGCTTTACTAATACCAAGAATCTTTATGGCATATTTCACAGAAACTATGCATCCCCGCTGTATACATTGGTGTAGAAATTGTAACGCATTTGCACTTAAATGGACATGATTGATTTGATGTGATTTCTTTGTGGCGATGTGTTTTATTATTTCGTTGGAGTATTCACGTAATGTTGTGGCATTAATTGGGTTTAGTAGCTGGCGTAGTTCACTATATAAGCATATTTTGTCTAATTTATTAGATAGTAGCTGTCGATTTTTCAGGATGTATACTACTGATTTATTTTTTAATAATTGGGCTATTTTTTCAATTTGGTATATCGGAATACGAAGGTTGTGTTCAATGTCCCTGAAATGTACATCATTTTCTGCCAGAATCTGCAGTATAGAAATTTCGTCTGAATTACATTGAGAAAAAATTAGTTCAATTCCAACATGGCTTGACATACGAGAAGCAATTTCTTTAACTGTTGCTTTTTTAGGATCTTGAAATCCAAGCAAAGAGGCAAGAAAAATCCTATCTTTTTTTTCTAATGATTCAATATGTTGTAATAATGTTCTCATTATTTAAAAAATAGTAGACACATTAATTGTGATAATATACATGATATCAATACACTTTTTTAATAAAAATGTAACTTTAATCATACTATTGCATACATAAACTATATCCTTTTACAGACCGAGGTACATAGATGTTACAGTTTTTAGCTTTCAATAAACAAAATACTGATACAATTCAAATTCATGTTATGAGCAATGCAATGATTGCAAAGCTCATGTTGAAACGAATAGGATATTTAATACTATTAATTTATTCAACTATTTTTTTGGCTGTTGCCATTCCTTTTAATTGGACCTATGCCATTGGTGGTTTCTTGTGCAGTGTGTTTCTGCTCAGGATTATTAATGATATAATAAAATGGCGTAAATTTAAAAATGCTGTGTTAACTGCCTCACCATCAGGTATAAGTATTCAGACACAAAATGAAAATTATCACTTTAATGCCAAAGATATAACTTACCTTGAAGTTAACCCATTCAGTAATTTAGTTATACGGGAACGTTACCGCAGTTTAGGGTTTCCACTTATGCTTATAAGCAATGATGACAGAGAAAAACTCTTGCAATACTTCTATGATATGTCGCCCAAACGTACTGTAATGTTTAAAAAAACATGGGAGATGTTTGATGCGATACTTGTTGCATTTATCCTTGCGATGCATATTCGGCAATATATAATTCAGGCATACTATATCCCTACAGGTTCTATGGAAGATACATTGCTGGTTGGAGACCATTTATTAGCAGAAAAGATAACCTATGGACCAACTATCCCACAAATGCTTGGCATGAAAAGGCCTATACACCTCTCTTTTTTAAGCATACGACCTGTAAAGCGTGGTGATATCATTATATTCCGGCCTCCCAACGAGGAAGAAAAAGATTTTATAAAGCGTTGTATTGCTGTAGAGGGCGATGAGGTACATATTGAAGATGGTGCCGTGTGGATTAATGGGGTTAAATTGGATGAACCGTATGTAAAAGGGGTTACTTCATATAGAGGATTCAGTGAAAAGCGAATTGAAGGAGTTGTTCCCAAAGGAATGATTGTGGCTATGGGTGATAACAGGGAAAATTCCTATGATAGCCGTGGTTTTGGGTATGTGCCTTTGGACAGGATAAAAGGGAAAGCATTCATTCTGTACTGGAATACAGATAATATTAAAAATCTGGACTTTTCCCGGCTTGGCATCATCAAATAACACTTATGGTTGATATGGAGAACCTATCCCATAAAAGAAGAATTATAGTCACCTTAATCTTTATCAGTATAATAGCTGTAGTATTAATTTCAAAAATCACTCAGCTTCATTTTAGTTCAAAAGTAGTGGTGAATAATACAAATAGTTTTATAAAACGAGGGGATATCATTGATGTCAATGGATATCCCCTTGCTGTGTCGGTCTATAAATATTCTATCTTTGCTGATCCCCGTAAAGTTACTGACCCAGATGCTGAAGCATTGAAACTTTCAAATATACTTGCAATGCCGCAATCAGAGCTTAAGGATTTATTGACCCGTGATAAGCACTTTATTTGGATTAAGCGTAAGGTTGATGATGGTATTGTTAATAAAATAAAAGAGTTATCATTGCCAGGCATATACATTAAAAAAGAATATGCACGAGTATATCCAGAAGGCATGATGGCAGCTCAGGTTATTG
Protein-coding regions in this window:
- a CDS encoding helicase-associated domain-containing protein gives rise to the protein MRTLLQHIESLEKKDRIFLASLLGFQDPKKATVKEIASRMSSHVGIELIFSQCNSDEISILQILAENDVHFRDIEHNLRIPIYQIEKIAQLLKNKSVVYILKNRQLLSNKLDKICLYSELRQLLNPINATTLREYSNEIIKHIATKKSHQINHVHLSANALQFLHQCIQRGCIVSVKYAIKILGISKAQSILNELLIHRCIGIYHVLSSSFTGVIIVNPDFIQIKYDKRSITVHNHYMALIAMLKAHDCISAKGLFFTQEGNLRKSDIDTITKTVHTLSIQTTGKPLPTVQITQLALYLLSITNSLSISSTNVNCSLKHLSKLLFTPHQIVQMIVHAAGKDIHPLFPNPFPVHNDVIKTILRIIKKNSNYTLDDYIYILFLDSLPDNYPERISQIDDYYENTRINIINAINFLCAIGVIEVINNTITLSDIGKNIFQQDQKSHQVHAPSVYINPDFSLVIPYHEMPSEVSYILMAFTEISSTDVTVHAKISKIAILNAIKRGMNPDIFISVLQQYAKNQLPQNIQFQLNEWIERTPSVTIKRGIILYSDKKDFIDELSHSLPKGVIIERIGENHILIDETALDTVIKIVQKKEVVISIQLNKE
- the lepB gene encoding signal peptidase I; translation: MLQFLAFNKQNTDTIQIHVMSNAMIAKLMLKRIGYLILLIYSTIFLAVAIPFNWTYAIGGFLCSVFLLRIINDIIKWRKFKNAVLTASPSGISIQTQNENYHFNAKDITYLEVNPFSNLVIRERYRSLGFPLMLISNDDREKLLQYFYDMSPKRTVMFKKTWEMFDAILVAFILAMHIRQYIIQAYYIPTGSMEDTLLVGDHLLAEKITYGPTIPQMLGMKRPIHLSFLSIRPVKRGDIIIFRPPNEEEKDFIKRCIAVEGDEVHIEDGAVWINGVKLDEPYVKGVTSYRGFSEKRIEGVVPKGMIVAMGDNRENSYDSRGFGYVPLDRIKGKAFILYWNTDNIKNLDFSRLGIIK